Genomic segment of Cyprinus carpio isolate SPL01 chromosome A13, ASM1834038v1, whole genome shotgun sequence:
ttcCTTCAGACCACAGAAttattgaaacaaaatattattattattaataataatgacatgTTTTGTCATTTCTTGGCAGGTTTCTCAGTACCACTTGTAATAAAGTAATAGTGTTTTAGTTGATCATATGTTGAAGACACTACAAGTAATTTGAACATGATCTTATAAAAATTGTAGATAaaagcaaatgtttaatagttttaatagttattttattgcatggggggggggttatttcaaacatataattataaaattaaaatttagaattCCTTGAAGCTGAACGTAATCTATGGACAAGAGAGTTCGCATTTCAAAAAATTACTCTTGCCGATGTTTGTTCTGCTTTAAAAGAATTAGATGTGAATAAATTGCCACATCCTGATCATATTGCCCAGTTGTATTTAAAACTAGTGGTGACCGCTGACGTGTCTGTTTAATGTCTTTCATTATTAACTAATACATTCCCTAAGAACTGGAAATCAGCATTTGTATTTCCCCTGTCAAAAAGGGGGTGAGATCCTTCTTTAATGGATAACTACAGACCTATATATATAAGCTCTGTATTCTCTCAAAACTTTTGGTTCTAGTTAGCAGACAGTTGACACAGGATTTAAACTGTCATAATATTTTGTCTATTAACTAATCCGGGTTCCGTAAAGGGCACAGTACTACTACggccatttaaaaagttttaaattacattGTGGAGTCCTTAGATAATAAACAACATTGTGCTTGTCTTTTTATTGACTTATCAAAGGCCTTTGATACTGTGCAACTTGACATACTATTAAATAGGCTTAGATGGTAGGACTATAAGAAAATGATATTTTGTGGTTCATTGAAGGGAAGAACCCAATGTGTACAGACAGAAGGTGTTCAGTCATATCCTCTGGAGGttgtaaagtatatatatatatactgccttgattttaatattgataatgcAAGGTTCcatttttatgcagatgatactATCGTTTATTGTTCAGCCCCCTCTAAGCACAGTCTGTGGCTTTTTTACAGTCTGCTTTTGATATTATCCATAATAGGTTCTGTTCTggttttaaatgttgaaaaaacaaaatgcatgttattttcaaATTCTAAAACTTCTCCAGAAAACAAATTGTTCTTCGGACTTCTCAGAGGAGCCAAATTACTTCAGTGTCAGAGTACAAATACCTGggtattattattgataatacattacattttggtTCACACATTAAGTATTTGAGGTTTAATTTAGAAATAAGCCATGCTTTTCATTCAGTTTGAGAAAGAAATAACCGTCTGCTAATTTTCTACCTATTCTTTATTATGGGGATCAGCATGTGCCCTCTTATCTTCTTGCCTCCTTGTATGCATTGTACCACGATGCTCTGCGATATATAACTGATTGTAAATTTTCAACACATCATTGTGAACTATACATTGGAGTTGTATGGCCTTCTTTgagtatttggaaaaaaaatgatgGTATCTGTTGATATATAAAGTCATATTGGGTTATTTACCATTTTATCTCCGTTGTTTTATTCAAAGGACTTTGTCTGGCAATTTACTCATTACATTCTCACTCAAATTATAATCTTTGTGAACTTGGTTAAACTTCTCTTAAATATGCTGCCACTTCAGATTGGAATCTTCTCCAAAaggattttaaatataattatttaaaattttgactaCGTAATCTATAGAGTGAGTTAAAGGTgtcttaattgtttttaattggttATATGTCTGTATGTTGGTTTTAGTACTGTATGTTGTAAATATGTTGTAACTTTGTTGTAAATATGTTGttactgttgtttatttgtatatgcaaACTTGGCTGCCTATCTTGGCCAGGACACTCCTGTAAATGAGATTTAATCTCAGTGTGTctttttcctggttaaataaaggtaataaaaaagAGACGATCCTTACTGCATTTCAGATTGTTTCTCAGAGAAGACACGCACACAGAAGTCTCCGTTCTTGTGCGGTTCGAATGTGGATGGGACGATGAGATATTCTCCAGGAGGAAGTTTGAAGCGGGTGCTGACTTCTCTAAGGTTGATAAAGGTCTCTGATCGAGCTTTCTGAGCGTGGGTCAGGAAATAGTTCTTATCCAGATGAATGTCCTTTTGACCGTGGAACTGCAATGAGGTGATCAAGAACCAGAGGGACAATGAACCAGATtcatacattttctgaagaaaatgtgagtggtgcttgcctgAGCAAAAGTCAACACtactagggtgttgtgggtggttaccctgcagttgctagggtggttggGGGTTTCTAGGGCATTACTAGGTGGTTTCTTGgtggttttgaatgttttttctgtGGATATTATTGACCAGTATTTTTAGCTAAATATACTTCAAATAGGCCTGTCGCAAAAATCAATATATCAACTTATCGCACAATATATATACATGACCTCAACGACCTTTTGGTGACGCAATATATCAGccattatatttacttaaattaatGTCAGCATGTTTTTTACATTCCACTTGCGCCTGTGTATTTTGCAGCTTCTCGTACACAACGCGGTGTAGTCATGAGGTGCtagttcaaatgtaaaaaatgcttCTACAAAAAAAGTTTCATCTGCAGATATGGCCTTGTTTAGGGATCTGTGCCTTTGTGCATACAGACATCTGACTGCTAAGTAGggattgtgtttttcagcaatagTGTGCATCCTTAATTTACAGAGAAAACAAGTTCAGGGAAAAATTTCTAGATGAAAAAATCTCCATACaagttctttttttctattttgcactttttgttagaaattgtttatttaatatttattcaggTTTTTTAAGGTATCTAATATTTTGATACTTAACTTCCATGATCTAAATAGTAGTGTAAATAAAGTTTGTTCTCATTTGGAAGTGTGTAggccttcttgcattattatgctgttacattatgaatatatatcgtacaacaaaaagttgttatcATGACAGGCCTAATTTCAAATGCTTCATATTACTAATTATGTTTATCCTCTCAAttttcagaaatccttttaaagcTATTCCATTGCACTCACCTGAGGAGGCACCtagaagagaagaaaaggaaTAGTTGTATAAACAGCGCCCTTCACAGGTTATGTcattaaatttacaacaaaaaatacaaaaatttgtaTCTTAGCAACCCCACCTCATAGATGGCATAGCCAATGGTGTGCATGTCCTCTCCAGACTTCCTCAGCTTACGCCGGTTCTTTTGGATCAAGCCAATCACCACACTGCAGCCCACTTCATCATCATCAggatcatcatcttcctcctccaaTTTGATCTTAAACTGAGGATTCATCCAGAAGGTGTCTGTGGAACACCAACAATTAAGATgacaattaaagcaaaaggttACAGTTTTTTAGTCTGTATACttcacatacattttcacatacgctaccattcaaaagttgttttttttaaatgtttttaaaagaagtctcttatactcaatcaaaaatacagtaaaatcaaaagtacaatgaaaacagtaatattacatttaataaataaaaatatattaaaagcagtaatattgtgaaatattattaaaatgtaaaaatctttttctatttgaatatataataataatatatatttttggtattttttttttacattttgtacagtGAACAAAAAGCTGACTCTGCCTCTGATAGACAGTCCCTCTCCAAACTTGAGCCGATGCTGATAGGTCACACGCACTTAAACCTTCTGTTCGGTTACAGAAATATAAACATGCTTACATGGATGGTTCCTGCAGCCACCAGCCGTAGAGCCTCTTCTCCAGGTGCCATCAAATTTACATGCACTCCAGTGATTGACAGAGTCAGATGTCAGCGTATCTGGGGTCAGAGTGCAGATCTCTAATCGAGAATATTGCCTCACAAACTCTGAGAATGACATCCTACACAAGTGCAAACAGGTAGTGAATAGCTGTGCCAAAAAGAGCTTCAGTGTTGTGGTTGTATGgtttttaactgaattttaccaGAACTCTCCATCTTCTGACTTCACATTCTCACGTTCAGAGGGATCGACGGCATTCCACTCAGAAGAGCTAAAATATGCAGAAATAATTACGCAATAGGGTCCAGCTATATTGTGAATACACTACTGTACTGTATAACACTACAATAGCTTCATTACAAACTTATGCAACTGcataatatagtaaatataaaaattgataaattaatattgttttgaatttttgggtCTTACTTGTCACTCCATGCCCCTGTCCATTCCACTTGACCCCAAGGATTACGAACTCTGACCAGCTTCTCCTTTCGGCCTCGGTAATTAACCTGACAAGATTATAGATagattatacatataaatgttaacAAGTAGAATGATACTTTTAGTGTATGTCTCCTTTAACTAAAGCAAATCCAAGGCATTATCTGAACAATAATGCAAAGGAAGCCTAAAAAATGAAAGACACTCAGATGACTAACCTCGATTGCTCCAGTAAGAGAGTAGGCATGTCCTTTCACAAGCTTCTGATATGTGATGGCCTCAGAGTCTGCTGCACTGGTGATCTAtgtaaaataagcattattttactttatcttttctgacagaattttaatttttgggtgaactaatcctttaacatcAAAGGATTTGTGTGCTAAAGAGCTCATACATCTATGGAGCATCCCAACAGAGCTCCAGCTTCCAGGGCCTTTCTGATGATTTGGAACATGTTGGACGGGGCCTGTTTCAACTCGTACATTTCTGCAATCCCACCAGTGAAATCCTCAAAACCTTCTGTGGTGGAACCTCCAGACAGAGCTTCATAACATCCATTCACTCTGAAGAAGAGAACACAGTGTTacatgtgtgcaaaaaaaaaaaaaaaaaaaaaaaaaacagactaccAACATAGTGTATAAAAGTATGGGTATGACTACTGATCACTCTGCAAAGCGGTAAccacatatttataatttaaggTAAAAGAATCctcaataactaaataaataaataatgcagtaaagatgctttaaattgatgtAAAAGTCTTGATacaatgtatcatggtttccacaaaaatattgagcggcaaaaccattttcaacattgataatagtgaGAAATGCTTCTTAAGCATTATATCagcatatttagaatgatttctgaaggatcatgtgaaactgaagaatgtagtaaagatgctgaaaatacagctttgccatgacaagaataaattactttttaaaatatataaaaatataaaacagttattttaaattgtaataatatgtcacaatattacagtttttactgtatttttgatcaaataaatgccttggttAGCATTAGACTTCAAAACTTTTAGTTtgtatacatttcttaaattaattgtttttaaataatttcaatagaatgaattataataatttgaatagacaattttttaagcaaaaaattaGACTAAACAAATAGACTGATTATAAATTGTAAGCTTGACTGCAATTGTGGCTGTTATGATGCAAGACAAACACATTCCAAACCCAACAAAAGGGGAGATTATATGACTCACTTAGCATAGGCCTTCTCCAGCAGGGCGCTCCAGAACTCAGAGCCTGTGGCGGAATGAACAAACAACAGTTCTCCATCTCGAGTGGGCAAGCGGTCGTCCACCACCACATCCACCCATTCCCCAAACTGCCACAACTGCAACCATCAAAACAAATGTACTTAAATTAGGGAGGAATCACAGCAGCTTAGACTTAAGATACAACCTCATAACTCACGAATGCTCAGCATCAAGAGCCAAAGCACAGACTGATATGCCTGCTACATCTGAAAGGCCTGTGAATAAGCTCTGGCATCACTTACAGTTATgatctggaattttttttaatgcttaaatataatTAATCTCAGTGGTGCAgcaaaaagtgaaatttaaaaatacagtaaggcTGAGCACATAGAGGAACTGAGCACGTGCTTCCTCTTGGAACAGGTTGGAGTCAGTGTGACTTCCTGTCCTGATAAAAACATTCCATCCCAACCCATAAAACCGAGTCAATGTGAGTCTGTGTTAAagagaaataacatttatttgacatcTATCTGTCTAATAACTGCCTATAGAAACCAGCTAGAATACCTCTGGCAACACCCAAGCAACCTCCCAGAACTAAATAGCAATTACTAGCAACCTCTAACCCAAAATGCTTTATCAACCTCCTATCAAGACTTCATTCCTTAAAACTTAATCTCTCTGCAAACATCCCAATTATTCAACATATTTCTCTTCACAAGCTGTCCAAGTGCAATGTAACTTTCCTATCTACTTTGTTTACCTGGAAGTGGAAAATTCCAGCATAGTCTTGCCCAAAGCCCTGGTTGGATGGTACGACACGAGCAAAAACGTCTTCATTGAGGGTTAGGGAAGCAATGGCCGCTAAGAGCCAGCAATCACCTGCAGAAAGGAAACTTGTGGTTGTGAAAGTCTGCTGAACTTTACCAGATTTACATAGACAAAGGTATAATCAATGTTAATAAGGAACACTGACTTTTTACCAAAGCACAGAAATGAAGAATGCATATAAGCTAAAGCAGTTTAAAAATATCAAGACTTTAAACTTGAAGGCTTCAGTCCCTATGATTTGTAACTGAAATGGAAAATTTTTGTTCTTGTATCttctacagaagaaaataaaaacaaaacggTTTGGAATGAAGAAGGGgagtaaaaatgacagaattttaatttttgcagtgaacgatccctttaagaTAATTTCCCACATGCTCAATTGCAAATGCTGAGATTCAGTCCTCCAACAGTTTGTTTGTAGGCCTACATTGTTTGTCCTGCCCCCAAATCCTGCGCATTCCATAATCTTCACAAAGATGACTCAGTTTAGCTGAATGCCTCTAAATAAACTGCCTTTCAGATTCTTCCACAACATGTCAGCTGACTAGTCTTTGAAATGAGTATGCCTACAACTCACTGAGCTAAAAAACTGTTTCCTTTTCAGTTGAATGACTCAGCTTTCATCTTTCATACAGCTATGACAATATGTTCCTGATGATATGATGTGCAACAACACTGAAAGTGTTACTATAGTAACGTTGAAACTGGCAGGCTTGATTTGCAGTTTTCTGAACCAGTATCATAACAATTTTAGCTCTATTTCGCACTATAAAAGAGTGAAGTAGGACAGAGAAACCATTTCGTTTTAAATTTTTGCCTCTCTGGAGTGTTTAGCGAGGCTACAAGTATTGCATGAGCCTTAAATCAAGCCTATGCACATCATGCAACTAAATAAAACTTTctcaaactaaataaattaaaaaaaaaataataataatcaaatcaaacttaaattaataaatacaaaaatattttttgtaaagaaattaatatttaggcaaatacacaaaaataagtaattaagtaaaatCTACAAAAAATGTCTACAAAATGTCTAGCACATTAACACAGAGTCAACTGTACAGAAATCGCCCTCTGTGTTATGCAATGGTGCAAATCACACCCCACTTCATGGGGATTTCTCCACCTGGCTAAACAGATGCATTGCAAGTAAAACAAATACGAGAGCTGAAACCAGCATCGGCTAGTGTTTTCCCAAAAAGTGCACAAAGACTTCTCTCATGCGTGAGTAACTAGGGTCTCATTTGATTGTGAAAATTAGACAGCAGtgcaatattaattaattatgagaGCGTGTAAACTTGTTTATAGGGGAACAGAATACTCAAAGACATTGGGtgagctttttaaaatgtttcctcaTGTTTAGAGGGGATTACccaataaagttaaaatgaaaaataactccaAGAGAGCTTCATAAAATGCAAGACATTTTTGGTCAatctcacataaacacaaacaccttttgaacttttaaatcTGTTAGATCTGCACCCAGCAGGGCGTTTGCTTACCTAAACTTCCTTGGCAAATATCTGTTCTTGTAGCCCCTCCAACAATAAACTCAGGATTGGAGTTCAGTTCCTGCAGAAATGGTAAAAAGCATTGAAAAGTTGTTCTATGTTGCCTGGTTTCCATTTAAATACTCATGGGATGAGTCATGTGTTAGCAATGCCATATTTTGCTTTTTATGAAAATCACATTACCAAGAGTTGAACGCTTCATGCCACAAtgacaaagatagatagatagatagatagatagatagatagatagaatcatTTTACCTACATGATAGATTACTTTGGTAAAACTACATTTATGATGCTTTGATATGAACTCACCCCGGGTCTTTTCCACACAACACCCCTGGTTTTTGGCGACCGTGGACCGAGTTCGTTGAAGCCCAGAGACTCGGGAGCGGCTGGGAACGTTGGGTCGCAGAACAGCTGCCCACGGCTCAGACACTCACTTCTCAGACTCTCAAAGTTCTGGTTCAGGTACTTCACCGCATTGGCGTTCGTCCCGAAGCCAGCCGCCGCGGCTCTCTTCTTGGCGAGTGTGGATGCCACGCCGGACATTTTCGGACTTTTTGCCCTGTGATCCTTTGCAGCTGTAAAGCgtaactgaattttttttgcatttacgcCTTCACCCACCTCTCCTTCTAGGACAGGCGTGGTCCCAAGCCTGTGATTTTTGGGCCGTTCACACACGCAGAGGAAGCGTTCTGAGTTCTTTCAGCGTTTAAAAACAGCTGTACGCAAGCACAGCGGAAAAGGAGCAGAACAGAACGCTGAACGTCTTTGCTCGATTTATACCTCAGACCGCCTTTGCAGGGGGAAAGAGATGGGTTTCTGTTCTCCTGGCTTGGTCAAGCCGGTCTGTTTGCTGGTTTACATGGGGTTGAGCACTTTTTATCTGGACAGACTGCTTTTCAGTGGGAATGGTTCCAGGGACATTTAGCCTTCCATTCAGGACTGGGGCATACTTTGATGTGCTAAACTGTTATGGACATACCTCAAGTTTAGAATCGTTCACAAGCTGCTTGTTCAGATTGTTTTGTTTCCAGCAGTGGGTTGTAAATATCCACTTCATCCAGTAATAAAGCATCCCATAGGCCTACTGTTTTTGAGCGAGAAAGTGCGTGATTTGTCCGTACAAACGCAACTGGTGTGTCTCAATTAATGACTGTAATGAAAATGGCCCTCAGAGAACGTTAAAACactattaatattactatattgCTGGTGCAGTGTCTTACTGgtgtgctgtatttttttattagctttaggATAATggttaaattctaaaataatttcaactcgaattaatatttcatgtcctcgtagttatttatttatgtggtgagTCGCTCCATAGGCCTGATAATGTACAATCAACTGCTCGTTCTCGcattatcttttatatatttagcatAATATCCCAGTAGAccctcactgcagaacaaaagatccagggggcgtggttggatctcCATTTAGGGGATGGAGAAGGGTGTGTTTAGGGAGTTgaatctggatccaaccacgccccctagATCTTGCGTTCTGCAGTCAGAACCGTCTCATAATATCCTCAGTTTTCCCAAACTTATCTGCAGAGATCTATATGTTCATGATGGACTGCTGCTCCCTCTTGTATTTTGAGCACAACTTTCTTTTTGTGTAACAGTTTCACCATTAGTTCATAactcaaatgttattttattgtacttcaaaaaaaaaaaaaaaaaaaaaaaaatgttaaagggatagttcaaccaaaaaagagagagagagagagagagagagagagagagagagagagagagagagaggctcacTCGTGAAGGGAAACATAGAAGGCCTTCCTTCTACAATAGCTTAAAGTTGTAAAACAGTGATGCATAagacattataaataatataatattacaaagtaatataataggcctatatattaaaTCTGAGAATAAGTTAGGTCTGCCAGaggaaaatatatttcttttcatCTAGGTTCTGTAAGCAGCAGGCATTTAGAATATCGAACTCATGTAAATTTTTGATGCTGTCTGAAGTCTTTGATCTATCTAAAGTTACATTACATACAGTCCTTGATTTAAGTCTTTTTCTGGCTCCTCCAAGTACTATGTTCTTTCCATAAATTTTGAAGCTTGCCCAGCAGAGGGAAGTAGAGTGTCAGGGAAACACATTCAAACTCTGAGGCCTAGTTATTAATCGTTTACCAGATGTGTCTGAAACAAGCTTGCTTAGTGCGGTAAAGGATAGGGTTACTCTTCATTTCAAGAATCGATCTTCTGAGATATGAATCTGCAGCCTTCGGATTTAAATTTTGAAGCATGAACCAACAAGGTCTACACGACGTACGCTATATTAAATGTATCCTTTAACATTTTGTGtgagaataaacaaaaacataatttcattgtATGAAGATTTGTACGACTCTCAAACTTGGCACGTCGCGACCGTCACGTGACACGCGAGAGCGCGCCATTTTTAGTTGAAGAAATGCGCCAAAGACAAATACAAGGCGTAAACAGGCCTAACAAACGGTTTAAATTTCGGACGGTTTCCTCATGCGGATTAATTTTGATTGTGCTTTCTCGTAGTTTGGGAGCATAAATAATCCACTGTTTTTGGGGATAAATTCCCAGAAGCCTAGTTGAAATaacaggagggtgagtaaatgacaaaaaagatTACTAGTTTATGTGATGAtggcagtacacacacacacacacacacacacacacacacacacacacacacacagtcaaatcaAAACTTATTTAGaaaccttcaacatttcacacattatcaaaacggttttgaacagtaagatttttaatgttttttttttttaaagaattctcttctgctcaccaagtctgcatttttttaatcccaaatacagcaaaatctgtaatattgtgaaatattttttactatttaaaataactgttttctatttgaatatattttaaaatgtaatttatccctgcgatttcaaagctgaatttttagcatcattactccagtcacatgacccttcagaaatcattcaaatattctgatttgctgctcaaaaaacatttatttttattatgttgaaaacagctgagtagatttttttcaggtttctttgatggatagaaagttcagaagaacagcatttatctgaaaaagatttattttgtaacattataaatgtcttcatcgtaacttttgatcagtttaaagcatccttgctaaattaaagtattaatttctataatttccccccaaaaaattatactgactccaagcttttgaatggtagatgtataatgttacaaaagctttctatttcagataaatgctgatctttggatctttctattggaCCTTTCTTACTGTTCATGTAGCCTATGGAATGTATCACACCCATGTCACATCTTGTTTTGTAtaagaataaaacgtcaggtcCAACAATGCCCCATGGAAACCTCTATTAAcacacttgacttgacttggccaAAACAACACCGGGGAcaaatttatgtttattaaaaagtgtttttacatATTCTACACTCATGGTGCGTGCACACATTAGGATAGGTTAGATGCCTGCCCCCGTTGTGAGTCCCATCAAGCACTTTACCGATTCAACtactctcttcttctcctcctgccTGGCTCTTTGGCCTGCATCACTCACTGCAGAGCAAGCCTGTTCTtgataaagctgctgtgaaaacgTGGGAAAAAGCTGACGAAGAAGTAGTTGGGGTGATGTGATCCTTATAGGTGGAGCAAAATACTTCATCGCTCCGTCTATAGCCcattgtgattggatgtttaCACTGTCAATACAGAAGACAAACCAATGGGCCACTGGCTGCTTGCTGTCCCTGCTTGATGGTCCtcggcaaaaaaaacaaacaaaaaaaaaaccttctgttgGCCCCTTAAGGTGCGTcggccatagactgtataaaaacaggtgttGGCAAACCGGGAAAATGCCTGGTATGCCTGATCACCAATCCAGCCCTGGCTGCTTTATCTGGTAAGTAACATAGCTATATGTATCTGGCTCAAGCGCTTTTAGCATTGGGCTACATATAAACAAAGAAGGCTATAGTAGGCCTACTCCCATTACTTAATTTTAGATTTACCAGTCACAAATATACGAATTTATAGGCCTACATATATCACAATAAACAGTGAAAATTCATGCCATGATTATATGTCactataatgtaatttaatgataAGAAATAAGATGTAGGTTTActgaatttaaatgaatactttttttaaaaaatgtttttttattacaaagcACCATTGGATTAtactacaatttaatttaaaaagaaaaaaaaaattctatatgcTAAGAGAGGAATGATCGTTTCACATGCACAGTTTGAATGCAgtgagatgcaaaatgacatttCTAGCAAGCTTCATTTGTAAACAACATGACACCCGACAGTGCTGCTCAGTCATGCAGCTTTcaacttgttttaaacttgaaACCgcaacatgatgatgatgatgagagagagagagagagagagagcggggagGCTGAGCACGCGGAGCAGCAGCACTCTCTCAGCAGCAGGATCAGCGGTCGCTCGGTTGTCAAGAACGCTCGGGTCGGACTGATCAGGAGGAGGCAGCGGGTAAGATCTCTGACTTACTCTAAAAAACTGTTGACAAGTTTATATAACCGCTGTCTTTATTGATAACGTTACTTCAGTATAGACATATCAGAATATTACACAGGGATGTAATTAATCTAAATACATGCCTTTAGTTGGCAGTTCAGTTTCTGTATCTTGTGTATAGCTATaatgtttaagtgttttattaacttttgagagttaatatattttaaaactttgaatgtTTTTAGTCTTTGCGTAAGTGTCGGGCGTATCGGGTAGCGCTGCGcgtctttatttattcatgtgtcaGGCGAGCTCAGAGGGTGAAGCGGGTTGGCATGAAGAGCATGAGGGGTTTCACCCTCGTAAACTTAGtgaaggaccaaaaaaaaaaaaataaataaccccaAACAGCCTTTCAGCTGATTACCACATTTATCGCGTTATTATGACTGATGGTGCCATTATTGACATTAAGAGTTTATCATGTTATGTGATGGCAGGAGGTAAATGGTGATGCATGTTATCAGCATGCACGTGGAAGTCCAGCTGGATCTGATCACCTGTGCATGCATAA
This window contains:
- the LOC109062020 gene encoding calpain-2 catalytic subunit-like yields the protein MSGVASTLAKKRAAAAGFGTNANAVKYLNQNFESLRSECLSRGQLFCDPTFPAAPESLGFNELGPRSPKTRGVVWKRPGELNSNPEFIVGGATRTDICQGSLGDCWLLAAIASLTLNEDVFARVVPSNQGFGQDYAGIFHFQLWQFGEWVDVVVDDRLPTRDGELLFVHSATGSEFWSALLEKAYAKVNGCYEALSGGSTTEGFEDFTGGIAEMYELKQAPSNMFQIIRKALEAGALLGCSIDITSAADSEAITYQKLVKGHAYSLTGAIEVNYRGRKEKLVRVRNPWGQVEWTGAWSDNSSEWNAVDPSERENVKSEDGEFWMSFSEFVRQYSRLEICTLTPDTLTSDSVNHWSACKFDGTWRRGSTAGGCRNHPYTFWMNPQFKIKLEEEDDDPDDDEVGCSVVIGLIQKNRRKLRKSGEDMHTIGYAIYEVPPQFHGQKDIHLDKNYFLTHAQKARSETFINLREVSTRFKLPPGEYLIVPSTFEPHKNGDFCVRVFSEKQSEMQQCDDPVEANIEDETVSEDEVDAGFRGMFTKLAGDDMEISATELRTIFNKIVAKRTDIKTDGFSLETCRVMVNLMDESGNGKLGLAEFATLWKKIQKYLVIYKKNDMDGSGCMSTPEMRMACKEAGFSLNDCIHQNLAARYGDADMKIDFDNFVSCVMRLEMMFKVFKRIDVDNSGFIELDFFQWLTFAMI